From a region of the Malania oleifera isolate guangnan ecotype guangnan chromosome 12, ASM2987363v1, whole genome shotgun sequence genome:
- the LOC131144156 gene encoding protein EIN6 ENHANCER — protein sequence MEPELIEAEVVLPIHLSFKKIQMYEKYPKGQARGRHWKHLKQIIQAENYQNYPPDEPNYVNIESAPSMKPGKRICDITGYETAYFDPRTNIRYANADVFKLLRSLPNEYVQRYLALRNAAVVLK from the exons ATGGAGCCAGAGTTGATTGAAGCTGAGGTAGTGTTACCAATTCACCTCAGTTTTAAGAAGATCCAAATGTATGAAAAGTATCCAAAAGGGCAAGCAAGGGGTAGACACTGGAAACATCTCAAACAGATCATTCAAGCTGAAAATTATCAGAATTACCCCCCTGATGAGCCAAATT ATGTTAATATTGAATCAGCACCTTCTATGAAACCAGGCAAGAGAATCTGTGATATAACAGGATACGAG ACTGCATACTTTGATCCAAGGACCAACATTCGTTATGCTAATGCTGATGTCTTTAAGCTTCTAAGATCACTTCCCAATGAGTATGTTCAGAGATACCTGGCTCTTAGAAATGCAGCAGTGGTTCTGAAGTAA